The following coding sequences lie in one Deltaproteobacteria bacterium genomic window:
- a CDS encoding response regulator transcription factor, with the protein MTPSSPKSTTVLVIEDDDAIRQGLVDALEFEGYPVVQAATAPRGLQAAIEGAVGLVLLDLMLPGGDGFEVLKEVRRTRSGLPVIILTARGREADRVQGLRLGADDYVVKPFSVKELLARVEAVLRRVRVAGPEPAAVTEVAIPGGTIDLARREVRFDDGARVELSERESQLVGYLVGHAERAVGRDELLQQVWRLNPSRYQTRTIDMHVARLREKLRDTHDEPRVILTVRGKGYMFGSGGA; encoded by the coding sequence ATGACCCCGAGCAGCCCCAAGTCCACCACCGTGCTGGTCATCGAGGACGACGACGCGATTCGCCAGGGCCTGGTCGACGCGTTGGAGTTCGAGGGCTATCCGGTGGTGCAGGCCGCGACCGCACCGCGTGGGCTGCAGGCGGCGATCGAGGGCGCGGTCGGGCTGGTGCTGCTCGATCTGATGCTCCCGGGCGGCGACGGTTTCGAGGTGCTCAAGGAGGTCCGTCGCACCCGCAGCGGGCTGCCGGTCATCATCCTCACCGCCCGCGGCCGCGAGGCGGATCGCGTGCAGGGCCTGCGGTTGGGCGCGGACGACTACGTGGTGAAGCCGTTCAGCGTGAAGGAGCTGCTGGCGCGGGTCGAGGCGGTGCTGCGTCGGGTGCGAGTGGCGGGGCCCGAGCCCGCTGCGGTCACCGAGGTCGCGATCCCCGGCGGCACCATCGATCTCGCGCGCCGCGAGGTCCGCTTCGACGATGGTGCGCGGGTCGAGCTGTCGGAGCGCGAGTCGCAGCTGGTCGGCTACCTCGTCGGCCACGCCGAGCGTGCGGTCGGTCGCGACGAGCTGCTGCAGCAGGTATGGCGGCTCAACCCCTCGCGCTACCAGACCCGCACCATCGACATGCACGTCGCGCGGCTGCGCGAGAAGCTGCGCGACACCCACGACGAGCCGCGGGTGATCCTCACCGTGCGCGGTAAGGGCTACATGTTCGGCAGCGGCGGAGCCTAG
- a CDS encoding VWA domain-containing protein — MLLASTACLLAAVAWPIATGSRARDPEAIAADPQLAAPNPGGSGPAMPSPPPSQGAPTIQIALLLDTSSSMDGLIDQARSRLWSVVNALDGATFHGATPRLEVAIYEYGNDRIGYADGHIRQVVGFTPELDRVSQALFALSTNGGSEFAPQAITRSLDELTWRDGEGVLRMVYVAGNEEFQQGPVGWTDAVDRARARGVVVNSIYCGPDGAGDDVGWAQAATRAGGRHFNIDHNTRAVDPPTPYDDEIGRLGVAINGTYVGYGNEGAHGLENQTEQDSNSVAVGSAVVRGLSKSMANYRNPSWDLVDGVAEGVVDLQTIVPDALPEALRGLDAAELAAFVASRRAERAAIAARLTQLREQRDGFLRQHAGDTPSNSLDGAMIEGMAAQAEAAGFTMRHS; from the coding sequence GTGCTGCTGGCCTCGACGGCCTGCCTGCTGGCCGCGGTCGCGTGGCCGATCGCGACCGGCTCGCGCGCCCGCGACCCCGAGGCCATCGCGGCCGACCCCCAGCTCGCGGCGCCGAACCCCGGCGGCAGCGGGCCTGCGATGCCGTCGCCCCCGCCGTCGCAGGGCGCGCCGACGATCCAGATCGCGCTGCTGCTCGACACCTCGAGCAGCATGGACGGCCTGATCGATCAGGCCCGCAGCCGGCTCTGGTCGGTCGTCAATGCGCTCGACGGCGCGACCTTCCACGGCGCGACGCCGCGACTGGAGGTCGCGATCTACGAGTACGGTAACGACCGCATCGGCTACGCCGATGGTCACATCCGCCAGGTCGTGGGCTTCACGCCCGAGCTCGACCGCGTCTCGCAGGCCCTGTTCGCGCTGTCGACCAACGGCGGCAGCGAGTTCGCGCCGCAGGCCATCACGCGCTCGCTCGACGAGCTGACGTGGCGCGATGGCGAAGGCGTGCTGCGCATGGTCTACGTGGCGGGCAACGAGGAGTTCCAGCAGGGGCCGGTCGGGTGGACCGACGCGGTCGATCGCGCACGGGCGCGCGGCGTGGTCGTGAACAGCATCTACTGCGGCCCCGACGGTGCGGGCGACGACGTCGGCTGGGCCCAGGCCGCGACGCGGGCCGGCGGTCGCCACTTCAACATCGACCACAACACCCGCGCGGTCGATCCGCCCACGCCGTACGACGACGAGATCGGCCGCCTGGGTGTCGCCATCAACGGCACCTACGTGGGCTACGGCAACGAGGGCGCACACGGGCTCGAGAACCAGACCGAGCAGGACAGCAACAGCGTCGCGGTCGGCAGCGCGGTGGTGCGCGGACTCAGCAAGTCGATGGCGAACTATCGCAACCCCAGCTGGGATCTCGTCGATGGCGTCGCCGAGGGCGTGGTCGATCTCCAGACCATCGTGCCCGACGCGTTGCCCGAGGCCCTGCGCGGGCTCGATGCCGCCGAGCTGGCCGCCTTTGTCGCGTCGCGTCGGGCCGAGCGCGCCGCGATCGCGGCCCGGCTGACCCAGCTCCGCGAGCAACGTGACGGCTTCCTGCGGCAGCACGCCGGCGATACCCCGAGCAACTCCCTCGATGGCGCGATGATCGAGGGGATGGCGGCGCAGGCCGAGGCTGCAGGGTTTACGATGCGACACAGCTAG
- a CDS encoding periplasmic heavy metal sensor codes for MRSDGGNDSMFGFLVGAACVAGLFRVMRRRRGDYGWHGCGDHRHHSHHGHHSGGWDGGRGPWGRGGDDGGSRTPWWLRGLFSRLDTTPGQEKVIREVMNELRDEGRDLRGEFRKARGDLAGALRSEGVDETALGEAFARHDDALLRMRKGVVGALAKLHEALDERQRRVLADWLESSRGFGGGARDRDEDERGMA; via the coding sequence TTGCGAAGCGACGGAGGCAACGACAGCATGTTCGGTTTTCTGGTGGGTGCGGCCTGTGTGGCCGGTTTGTTCCGCGTGATGCGACGACGTCGCGGCGACTACGGGTGGCACGGCTGCGGCGACCATCGACATCATTCGCATCATGGCCATCACTCTGGTGGCTGGGACGGCGGACGGGGTCCGTGGGGTCGCGGCGGCGACGACGGCGGCAGTCGTACGCCGTGGTGGCTGCGCGGTCTGTTCTCGCGGCTCGACACCACGCCGGGTCAGGAGAAGGTGATCCGCGAGGTGATGAACGAGCTGCGCGACGAGGGTCGAGACCTGCGCGGTGAGTTCCGCAAGGCACGGGGCGACCTGGCCGGCGCGCTGCGCAGCGAGGGCGTCGACGAGACCGCGCTCGGCGAGGCGTTCGCACGGCACGACGACGCGCTCCTGCGCATGCGCAAGGGCGTGGTCGGTGCGCTGGCCAAGCTCCACGAGGCGCTCGACGAGCGGCAGCGCCGCGTGCTGGCCGACTGGCTGGAGTCGAGCCGTGGCTTCGGCGGGGGCGCTCGCGACCGCGACGAGGACGAACGGGGGATGGCATGA
- a CDS encoding response regulator transcription factor, translated as MSLRVLLIDDDERLFELLARYMGDNDVVLTHAADGARGLAALAAGGFDVILLDVMMPRQDGISVLKKIRERDAIPIVMLTAKGDEADRVVGLELGADDYVAKPFSPRELLARLRAVTRRGQPGLLSERLSAGGIVIDVGTRQVTREGRVIELTAVEFDILVALMRRAGRVVPRTALLSEAGRGDVNVGERTIDVHISRLRRQIGDDPKAATRIQTIRGVGYMLTREGEE; from the coding sequence GTGAGCCTGCGGGTCCTGCTCATCGACGATGACGAGCGGCTGTTCGAGCTGCTCGCGCGATACATGGGCGACAACGACGTCGTGCTCACGCACGCCGCCGACGGTGCGCGCGGCCTGGCTGCGCTCGCCGCCGGCGGTTTCGACGTGATCCTGCTCGACGTCATGATGCCGCGGCAGGACGGCATCAGCGTGCTGAAGAAGATCCGCGAGCGCGACGCGATTCCGATCGTGATGCTCACTGCCAAGGGCGACGAGGCCGATCGCGTGGTCGGGCTCGAGCTCGGCGCCGACGACTACGTCGCCAAGCCGTTCTCACCGCGGGAGCTGCTCGCGCGGCTGCGTGCGGTGACGCGGCGCGGCCAGCCGGGTCTGCTGTCGGAGCGGCTGTCGGCGGGCGGCATCGTGATCGACGTCGGCACGCGGCAGGTGACCCGCGAGGGCCGCGTGATCGAGCTGACCGCGGTCGAGTTCGACATCCTCGTCGCGTTGATGCGAAGGGCCGGACGGGTGGTGCCACGCACGGCGTTGCTGTCCGAGGCCGGTCGCGGCGACGTCAACGTCGGCGAGCGCACCATCGACGTCCACATCTCGCGGCTGCGACGGCAGATCGGCGACGACCCCAAGGCCGCGACCCGCATCCAGACCATCCGCGGGGTCGGCTACATGCTCACACGCGAGGGCGAAGAATGA
- a CDS encoding two-component sensor histidine kinase: MRRRPARHRGRRLRHLLVLWFGVTIVATGLTVIAVWSLSSPGPRAWDHMTANLQRFVGSEFGQVWHDPQRRSALAARAAHDLEVGIELRDLDGRTIERHGPTCDDHVLTAPVQDEHGRLGEIAACWAHPHRGGPAMLLALFAAGLVLWGAAGMLARRLTRPYDTLTRFAKRLADGELDARVDIGRELRGEPAVVGVALNDMATRVQAQLAEARTLLAAVSHEIRTPLGHLRVLVELLRDRGADDATLQDLEREIADLDALVGKLLADARLQFSAMATTPLSARAVAIRALAQAGLPRTLLVAGDDDDAFLGDPTLLGRALGNLLENARAHGDGVVALRVEGDRDSITFAVDDDGPGIDATARARAFEPFARGAQGHDGRTHLGLGLALVQRIAQAHGGGAWIDARQGGGTTVGIRVQRR; this comes from the coding sequence ATGAGACGACGACCTGCGCGGCATCGCGGCCGCCGGCTGCGGCACCTGTTGGTGCTGTGGTTCGGCGTGACGATCGTCGCGACCGGCCTGACGGTGATCGCGGTGTGGTCGCTGTCGAGCCCGGGCCCCCGCGCGTGGGACCACATGACCGCGAACCTGCAGCGCTTCGTCGGCAGCGAGTTCGGCCAGGTGTGGCACGATCCGCAGCGACGCAGCGCACTGGCGGCCCGGGCGGCACACGACCTCGAGGTCGGCATCGAGCTGCGCGACCTCGACGGACGGACGATCGAGCGCCATGGCCCAACCTGCGACGATCACGTCCTGACCGCACCGGTGCAGGACGAACACGGACGTTTGGGGGAGATCGCCGCGTGCTGGGCCCACCCCCACCGTGGTGGCCCGGCGATGTTGCTGGCGTTGTTCGCCGCCGGCTTGGTGCTGTGGGGGGCGGCGGGCATGCTCGCGAGGCGCCTGACGCGGCCCTACGACACGCTCACGCGTTTCGCCAAGCGACTCGCGGACGGTGAGCTCGACGCGCGGGTCGACATCGGTCGCGAGCTGCGGGGCGAGCCGGCGGTGGTCGGTGTCGCGCTCAACGACATGGCCACCCGCGTCCAGGCCCAGCTCGCAGAGGCGCGCACGCTGCTGGCCGCGGTGTCCCACGAGATCCGGACGCCGCTCGGACACCTGCGGGTGCTGGTCGAGCTGCTGCGGGATCGCGGCGCCGACGATGCCACGCTGCAGGATCTCGAGCGCGAGATCGCCGATCTCGACGCGTTGGTCGGCAAGCTGCTGGCCGACGCACGCCTGCAGTTCTCCGCGATGGCGACCACGCCGCTGTCGGCCCGCGCGGTCGCGATCCGGGCGCTGGCGCAGGCGGGGCTGCCCCGCACGTTGCTGGTCGCCGGCGACGACGACGACGCCTTCCTCGGCGATCCGACACTGCTCGGCCGTGCGCTCGGCAATCTGCTGGAGAACGCGCGTGCCCACGGCGATGGCGTGGTCGCACTGCGGGTGGAGGGCGACCGCGACAGCATCACGTTCGCCGTCGACGACGACGGGCCCGGCATCGACGCGACCGCGCGGGCGCGGGCGTTCGAACCATTCGCACGCGGGGCCCAGGGCCACGACGGGCGCACGCACCTCGGGCTCGGGCTCGCGCTCGTGCAGCGCATCGCGCAGGCCCACGGCGGCGGCGCGTGGATCGACGCGCGTCAGGGTGGCGGCACCACCGTCGGTATCCGCGTGCAGCGGCGCTGA
- the selA gene encoding L-seryl-tRNA(Sec) selenium transferase has translation MTEALSRLPKMDRVLDAAALATTPWRREVVRRVAEGMLAALRDAIRRGAGAPTVVPDAEQFAVQVAARLEALCGPHPRAVINATGVLLHTNLGRAPWSDAAIAAAITAARACDLEVELDSGQRGSRFAWTRPLLAAVIGAPDVHVVNNNAAGLLLACTVLGSPGGVALSRGQMVEIGDGFRVATMAAAGGCRIVAVGSTNRTHAADYEAALAPGPDGSASAILWVHLSNFEQHGYVAEVALPELAAIARAHGVPLVADLGSGSLGTGLPAREPTIASYLEHGADVVLASGDKLLGGPQAGIVAGTREVVERMRRHPMARALRPDKVTLAALHATAASHAGREPPPLPLHRMVAWTLDELRTRAAAVADALGLEADAVQACDATIGGGSLPGDRMPSIAVRLPAGGRASALARRLRTGEIAVVGRIEDEAVWLDLRTVDPRDDARLVAAARTALR, from the coding sequence GTGACCGAAGCCCTCTCCCGCCTGCCCAAGATGGACCGCGTGCTCGATGCGGCTGCGCTCGCGACGACGCCGTGGCGGCGCGAGGTGGTGCGCCGGGTCGCGGAGGGCATGCTCGCGGCGCTGCGCGATGCGATTCGTCGCGGCGCGGGGGCGCCCACGGTGGTGCCCGACGCCGAGCAGTTCGCGGTGCAGGTCGCCGCGCGACTCGAGGCGCTGTGCGGGCCGCATCCGCGCGCAGTGATCAACGCGACCGGCGTGCTGCTGCACACCAACCTCGGTCGCGCGCCGTGGTCCGACGCCGCGATCGCAGCCGCGATCACTGCCGCGCGGGCGTGCGATCTCGAGGTCGAGCTCGACAGTGGCCAACGCGGCTCTCGCTTCGCGTGGACGCGACCACTCCTGGCGGCCGTCATCGGCGCGCCCGACGTCCACGTGGTGAACAACAACGCCGCGGGGCTCCTGCTGGCCTGCACCGTGCTCGGCAGCCCCGGTGGGGTCGCGCTGTCGCGCGGGCAGATGGTCGAGATCGGCGACGGCTTCCGGGTCGCGACGATGGCCGCCGCCGGCGGTTGCCGCATCGTCGCGGTCGGCAGCACCAATCGCACCCACGCCGCCGACTACGAGGCCGCGCTGGCGCCCGGCCCCGACGGCAGCGCGTCGGCGATCCTCTGGGTGCACCTGTCGAACTTCGAGCAGCACGGCTACGTCGCCGAGGTCGCGCTGCCCGAGCTGGCCGCGATCGCGCGCGCCCACGGCGTGCCGCTGGTCGCCGATCTCGGCAGCGGCTCGCTCGGCACGGGGCTGCCCGCGCGCGAGCCGACCATCGCGTCCTACCTCGAGCACGGTGCCGACGTGGTGTTGGCCAGCGGCGACAAGCTGCTCGGTGGTCCGCAGGCCGGCATCGTCGCGGGCACGCGCGAGGTGGTCGAGCGCATGCGTCGGCACCCCATGGCACGGGCGCTGCGACCCGACAAGGTCACGCTCGCGGCCCTGCACGCGACCGCGGCATCGCACGCCGGTCGTGAGCCGCCACCGTTGCCGCTGCACCGCATGGTCGCATGGACCCTCGACGAGCTACGCACGCGCGCGGCCGCGGTCGCGGATGCTCTCGGGCTCGAAGCCGACGCCGTGCAGGCGTGCGACGCGACCATCGGCGGCGGCTCGCTGCCGGGCGATCGCATGCCCAGCATCGCGGTGCGATTGCCGGCGGGCGGGCGGGCGAGCGCGCTGGCCCGGCGGCTGCGCACCGGCGAGATCGCGGTGGTGGGTCGCATCGAGGACGAGGCGGTGTGGCTCGACCTGCGCACGGTCGATCCCCGCGACGACGCGCGGCTGGTCGCGGCCGCGCGCACAGCCTTGCGCTGA
- a CDS encoding FHA domain-containing protein, whose translation MPPARTLYPLLLESNGPHHGRAHELPYGIHVLGRGSEASVQVEHEDVSRRHAELIVSPDGVVVRDLESKNGVRIDGEPITGPTKVSHGQVIALGDLALTLSHPASQVADVLARAGETTMTATDPRTLERRGVGTLWLPLLGVLVFGALVAAMMLL comes from the coding sequence ATGCCACCGGCGCGAACGCTCTACCCGTTGCTGCTCGAGTCGAACGGCCCCCATCACGGCCGCGCGCACGAGCTGCCCTATGGCATCCATGTGCTCGGTCGCGGCAGCGAGGCCTCGGTGCAGGTCGAGCACGAGGACGTCTCGCGACGCCACGCCGAGCTGATCGTCAGCCCCGACGGCGTGGTCGTGCGCGACCTCGAGAGCAAGAACGGCGTGCGCATCGATGGCGAGCCCATCACCGGTCCGACCAAGGTCAGCCACGGCCAGGTCATCGCGCTGGGCGATCTCGCGTTGACCTTGAGCCACCCCGCGTCGCAGGTCGCGGACGTGCTGGCGCGCGCCGGTGAGACCACGATGACCGCCACCGATCCGCGCACGCTCGAGCGCCGGGGCGTCGGCACGCTGTGGCTGCCGCTGCTCGGTGTGCTCGTGTTCGGCGCGCTGGTGGCGGCCATGATGCTGCTCTGA
- a CDS encoding ComEC/Rec2 family competence protein: MATRAGVWTGVHAPLVLVAVLGALGLTLWAVCARGPGARRFAAALILLALARGLAVGADERTRDWPAGRGEIAAVERFAIEAAGWPGARCSVVARPRASPQRASLDLPPEICPIAAGAEVIVPLDALRFVHGPVWPGAADPLAFARGRGASWALSADRAWRSRDDDDGYWSVVARARQAWWAESRGDDARALVVSSLFGVRAALSPTRRRELAIAGLGHLVAVSGMQVTLIAWLVWRGALRVTAWFTDSPAPAALTGLLPVVAYVGLVGAEAPAVRSAIMVVALGLAAWSARPLHGVTVLAWTSAVMLAWRPAWAFDVGFQLSFFAMAALLRAPERAGLALQSWRVSWAIAPVVALHFGETGAWSVATNVVAVPVFTLVLTPAGVLAAVLDPWLGAAAWVPAKWAAALVLDIASVGAALPRVPPAALAAIAALVLVGHAWRRLACVPAWRRWAPTTLVAVLVIAAWAWRRDAIEPGSVPAIRDARWFAFGPLRAPALVVRGADEGHACVVDPTGDPAQWPPMLEALGVAVIDDVVTRRPPRPGTLDDAPHVVALRRELAATGYDAAVVENGGCEGPSVQMASAAIAVCRRRHDGPSFAAFDGTLVHCFAGERWLDGVGLQ, translated from the coding sequence ATGGCCACACGGGCCGGCGTGTGGACGGGCGTGCATGCGCCGCTGGTGTTGGTCGCGGTGCTCGGGGCGTTGGGCCTCACGCTGTGGGCCGTGTGCGCGCGTGGTCCGGGGGCGCGACGATTCGCCGCTGCGCTGATCCTGCTCGCGCTGGCGCGTGGCCTCGCGGTCGGTGCCGACGAGCGCACGCGCGACTGGCCCGCGGGGCGCGGGGAGATCGCCGCGGTGGAGCGGTTCGCGATCGAGGCCGCGGGTTGGCCGGGGGCCCGTTGCTCGGTGGTCGCACGGCCGCGGGCGAGTCCGCAGCGGGCGTCGCTCGACCTGCCGCCCGAGATCTGCCCGATCGCCGCGGGTGCCGAGGTGATCGTGCCGCTCGATGCATTGCGTTTCGTGCACGGCCCGGTGTGGCCGGGCGCAGCCGATCCGCTGGCGTTCGCGCGGGGCCGCGGGGCCAGCTGGGCGTTGTCGGCCGATCGGGCGTGGCGCTCGCGCGACGACGACGACGGGTACTGGTCGGTGGTCGCGCGGGCTCGGCAGGCCTGGTGGGCCGAGAGTCGCGGCGACGATGCGCGCGCGCTGGTGGTGTCGAGCCTGTTCGGTGTGCGCGCGGCGTTGTCACCGACGCGGCGGCGCGAGCTCGCCATCGCGGGGCTCGGACATCTGGTTGCCGTCAGTGGCATGCAGGTCACGTTGATCGCGTGGCTGGTGTGGCGCGGCGCGCTGCGGGTGACGGCGTGGTTCACCGACTCGCCGGCCCCTGCGGCGCTGACCGGGCTGCTGCCGGTGGTGGCGTACGTCGGGTTGGTGGGTGCCGAGGCGCCGGCGGTGCGCTCGGCGATCATGGTGGTCGCGTTGGGGTTGGCGGCGTGGTCCGCCCGCCCGCTCCACGGCGTGACGGTGCTGGCGTGGACCTCGGCGGTGATGTTGGCGTGGCGACCGGCGTGGGCCTTCGACGTCGGCTTCCAGCTGTCGTTCTTTGCCATGGCCGCGCTGCTGCGCGCACCCGAGCGGGCCGGGCTCGCGCTGCAGAGCTGGCGGGTGAGCTGGGCGATCGCGCCGGTCGTCGCGTTGCACTTCGGAGAGACCGGCGCGTGGTCGGTGGCGACCAACGTCGTCGCGGTGCCGGTGTTCACGCTGGTGCTCACGCCCGCCGGCGTGCTGGCGGCAGTGCTCGACCCGTGGCTCGGTGCAGCTGCGTGGGTGCCGGCGAAGTGGGCCGCCGCGCTGGTGCTCGACATCGCATCGGTCGGCGCCGCGTTGCCGCGGGTACCACCCGCCGCGCTCGCTGCGATCGCCGCGTTGGTGCTGGTCGGGCACGCGTGGCGGCGGCTGGCGTGCGTGCCCGCGTGGCGGCGGTGGGCCCCGACGACGCTGGTCGCGGTGCTCGTGATCGCGGCGTGGGCGTGGCGACGCGACGCCATCGAGCCGGGGTCGGTGCCGGCGATCCGCGACGCGCGGTGGTTCGCGTTCGGCCCCCTGCGGGCGCCCGCGCTGGTGGTGCGTGGCGCCGACGAAGGCCACGCCTGCGTGGTCGATCCCACCGGCGATCCCGCGCAGTGGCCACCGATGCTGGAGGCGCTCGGCGTCGCGGTGATCGACGACGTCGTCACTCGGCGACCGCCGCGGCCGGGCACCCTCGACGACGCACCCCACGTGGTCGCGCTGCGTCGCGAGCTCGCGGCCACCGGCTACGACGCCGCCGTGGTCGAGAACGGCGGCTGCGAGGGGCCCAGCGTCCAGATGGCGAGCGCCGCGATCGCGGTCTGTCGCCGCCGCCACGACGGGCCCTCGTTCGCTGCCTTCGATGGCACGTTGGTGCACTGTTTCGCGGGCGAGCGCTGGCTCGACGGGGTCGGTCTACAATGA